In a single window of the Callithrix jacchus isolate 240 chromosome 1, calJac240_pri, whole genome shotgun sequence genome:
- the NOXA1 gene encoding NADPH oxidase activator 1 isoform X3: MASLGDLVRAWHLGAQAVERGDWAGALRLFSGVPAPPARLCFNAGCVHLLAGDAEAALRAFDQAVTKDTCMAVGFFQRGVANFQLARFQEALSDFQLALVQLRGHAAIDYTQLGLRFKLQAWEVLYNVASAQCQLGLWTEAASSLREAISNWPEGSLNGLESALDQVQRQSLLPLRQVPRGEVFRPHRRHLDHLEPVDFLGKAKVVSSAIPDDQRWAVRLQQPQGAGVNRDARDSERAGTQQGALHAETEVSAECCTLAAYREQVRGQGLSLLGVGAPAASSGWGPQWNQHQGGGSNSLGFDRASQRPQMEQDGKPAPLSPGPDLVGEVVSVLLCPAGPPATGAPGPSPSEDPAAAGRAGAGYAEPLVTVTVQCAFTVALRTRRGADLSSLRALLGQALPHQAQLGQLSYQAPGEDERWVPIPGEESLQRAWLDTAASPRGLQLQCRVRELGADRSSTRWWPSMATQLRGQRTWTSDRGPRWTSCVKWTRRGWRATVTAALASSPSASWFLLTLECREPRATCPSPSREISLSNAVSTMVLIKATSHCSPTLQGGVGGQPGPETLGLDSVHLLRQQQGDQGLGGAAPSSSPQLPLLRPRSHTAWRRGSPGGRCAERHPGPWKPSGEGPRDAGRGGHTAP; the protein is encoded by the exons ATGGCCTCGCTGGGGGACCTTGTGCGCGCCTGGCACCTGGGCGCGCAGGCTGTGGAGCGCGGGGACTGGGCCGGCGCCCTGCGCCTCTTCTCGGGAGTCCCGGCGCCGCCCGCCAGGCTGTGCTTCAACGCGGGCTGCGTGCACCTGCTGGCCGGGGACGCCGAGGCCGCGCTGCGG GCATTTGACCAAGCAGTGACCAAAGACACCTGCATGGCCGTTGGCTTCTTCCAGCGAGGAGTGGCCAACTTCCAGCTGGCGAG GTTCCAGGAAGCTCTGTCTGACTTCCAGCTGGCCCTGGTGCAGCTGAGGGGCCATGCTGCCATCGACTACACACAGCTGGGCCTGCGGTTCAAGCTGCAGGCCTGGGAG GTGCTATACAATGTGGCATCAGCACAGTGCCAACTGGGGCTCTGGACAGAGGCGGCCAGCAGCCTAAGGGAGGCCATATCCAACTGGCCGGAGGGGTCCCTGAATGGCCTGGagtcagctctggaccaagtgcaG AGACAGAGCTTGCTGCCGCTGAGGCAGGTCCCCAGGGGTGAGGTCTTCCGGCCCCACCGGCGGCACCTGGACCATCTGGAGCCCGTGGATTTCCTGGGCAAGGCCAAG GTGGTGTCCTCTGCCATCCCTGATGACCAGCGCTGGGCCGTCCGCCTGCAGCAGCCGCAG GGAGCGGGAGTGAACCGTGATGCCAG GGACTCCGAAAGAGCTGGCACCCAGCAGGGCGCCCTCCACGCAGAGACAGAGGTCAGTGCTGAGTGCTGCACGTTGGCTGCCTACCGAGAGCAGGTGCGTGGACAGGGCCTCTCCCTACTCGGGGTCGGAGCTCCTGCTGCTTCCTCAGGCTGGGGACCACAGTGGAACCAGCACCAGGGCGGAGGGAGCAACTCACTGGGGTTCGACAGGGCCAGCCAG AGGCCCCAGATGGAGCAAGATGGCAAACCAGCTCCTCTGTCTCCAG GGCCTGATTTAGTGGGAGAGGTTGtgtcagtcttgctctgtcctgcAGGGCCGCCAGCAACGGGGGCACCTGGCCCCAGCCCCTCTGAGGACCCAGCAGCTGCTGGG AGAGCAGGTGCGGGGTACGCTGAGCCGCTGGTGACTGTCACCGTGCAGTGCGCCTTCACCGTGGCCCTGAGGACACGAAGAGGTGCCGACCTGTCCAGCCTTCGGGCACTGCTGGGCCAGGCTCTCCctcaccaggcccagctgggaCAACTCAG TTACCAAGCCCCAGGTGAGGATGAGCGCTGGGTCCCCATCCCCGGGGAGGAGTCACTGCAGAGGGCCTGGCTGGACACGGCCGCCAGCCCCCGGGGACTGCAACTGCAGTGCAGGGTGAG GGAGCTGGGGGCCGACCGGTCCTCTACCAGGTGGTGGCCCAGCATGGCTACTCAGCTCAGGGGCCAGAGGACCTGGACTTCAGACAGGGGGCCACGGTGGACGTCCTGTGTGAAG TGGACCAGGCGTGGCTGGAGGGCCACTGTGACGGCCGCATTGGCATCTTCCCCAAGTGCTTCGTGGTTCCTGCTCACCCTCGAATGTCGGGAACCCCGGGCCACCTGCCCCAGTCCCAGCAGGGAGATCAGCCTTAGCAATGCTGTGTCCACAATGGTTTTAATAAAAGCAACATCCCACTGCAGTCCAACCCTCCAAGGGGGTGTGGGAGGGCAGCCTGGCCCAGAGACCCTGGGCCTTGACTCTGTCCATCTGCTCAGACAACAGCAAGGAGATCAGGGTCTGGGCGGGGCAGCTCCCTCCTCTTCGCCCCAGCTGCCCCTCCTGAGGCCCCGCAGCCACACAGCCTGGAGGCGCGGCAGTCCTGGTGGCCGGTGTGCAGAAAGGCATCCAGGGCCCTGGAAGCCCAGTGGGGAGGGCCCCAGGGATGCCGGGAGGGGAGGCCACACAGCACCCTGA
- the NOXA1 gene encoding NADPH oxidase activator 1 isoform X25, with translation MASLGDLVRAWHLGAQAVERGDWAGALRLFSGVPAPPARLCFNAGCVHLLAGDAEAALRAFDQAVTKDTCMAVGFFQRGVANFQLARFQEALSDFQLALVQLRGHAAIDYTQLGLRFKLQAWEVLYNVASAQCQLGLWTEAASSLREAISNWPEGSLNGLESALDQVQRQSLLPLRQVPRGEVFRPHRRHLDHLEPVDFLGKAKVVSSAIPDDQRWAVRLQQPQGAGVNRDARDSERAGTQQGALHAETEVSAECCTLAAYREQRPQMEQDGKPAPLSPGPDLVGEVVSVLLCPAGPPATGAPGPSPSEDPAAAGRAGAGYAEPLVTVTVQCAFTVALRTRRGADLSSLRALLGQALPHQAQLGQLSYQAPGEDERWVPIPGEESLQRAWLDTAASPRGLQLQCRGAGGRPVLYQVVAQHGYSAQGPEDLDFRQGATVDVLCEVDQAWLEGHCDGRIGIFPKCFVVPAHPRMSGTPGHLPQSQQGDQP, from the exons ATGGCCTCGCTGGGGGACCTTGTGCGCGCCTGGCACCTGGGCGCGCAGGCTGTGGAGCGCGGGGACTGGGCCGGCGCCCTGCGCCTCTTCTCGGGAGTCCCGGCGCCGCCCGCCAGGCTGTGCTTCAACGCGGGCTGCGTGCACCTGCTGGCCGGGGACGCCGAGGCCGCGCTGCGG GCATTTGACCAAGCAGTGACCAAAGACACCTGCATGGCCGTTGGCTTCTTCCAGCGAGGAGTGGCCAACTTCCAGCTGGCGAG GTTCCAGGAAGCTCTGTCTGACTTCCAGCTGGCCCTGGTGCAGCTGAGGGGCCATGCTGCCATCGACTACACACAGCTGGGCCTGCGGTTCAAGCTGCAGGCCTGGGAG GTGCTATACAATGTGGCATCAGCACAGTGCCAACTGGGGCTCTGGACAGAGGCGGCCAGCAGCCTAAGGGAGGCCATATCCAACTGGCCGGAGGGGTCCCTGAATGGCCTGGagtcagctctggaccaagtgcaG AGACAGAGCTTGCTGCCGCTGAGGCAGGTCCCCAGGGGTGAGGTCTTCCGGCCCCACCGGCGGCACCTGGACCATCTGGAGCCCGTGGATTTCCTGGGCAAGGCCAAG GTGGTGTCCTCTGCCATCCCTGATGACCAGCGCTGGGCCGTCCGCCTGCAGCAGCCGCAG GGAGCGGGAGTGAACCGTGATGCCAG GGACTCCGAAAGAGCTGGCACCCAGCAGGGCGCCCTCCACGCAGAGACAGAGGTCAGTGCTGAGTGCTGCACGTTGGCTGCCTACCGAGAGCAG AGGCCCCAGATGGAGCAAGATGGCAAACCAGCTCCTCTGTCTCCAG GGCCTGATTTAGTGGGAGAGGTTGtgtcagtcttgctctgtcctgcAGGGCCGCCAGCAACGGGGGCACCTGGCCCCAGCCCCTCTGAGGACCCAGCAGCTGCTGGG AGAGCAGGTGCGGGGTACGCTGAGCCGCTGGTGACTGTCACCGTGCAGTGCGCCTTCACCGTGGCCCTGAGGACACGAAGAGGTGCCGACCTGTCCAGCCTTCGGGCACTGCTGGGCCAGGCTCTCCctcaccaggcccagctgggaCAACTCAG TTACCAAGCCCCAGGTGAGGATGAGCGCTGGGTCCCCATCCCCGGGGAGGAGTCACTGCAGAGGGCCTGGCTGGACACGGCCGCCAGCCCCCGGGGACTGCAACTGCAGTGCAGG GGAGCTGGGGGCCGACCGGTCCTCTACCAGGTGGTGGCCCAGCATGGCTACTCAGCTCAGGGGCCAGAGGACCTGGACTTCAGACAGGGGGCCACGGTGGACGTCCTGTGTGAAG TGGACCAGGCGTGGCTGGAGGGCCACTGTGACGGCCGCATTGGCATCTTCCCCAAGTGCTTCGTGGTTCCTGCTCACCCTCGAATGTCGGGAACCCCGGGCCACCTGCCCCAGTCCCAGCAGGGAGATCAGCCTTAG
- the NOXA1 gene encoding NADPH oxidase activator 1 isoform X14 yields the protein MASLGDLVRAWHLGAQAVERGDWAGALRLFSGVPAPPARLCFNAGCVHLLAGDAEAALRAFDQAVTKDTCMAVGFFQRGVANFQLARFQEALSDFQLALVQLRGHAAIDYTQLGLRFKLQAWEVLYNVASAQCQLGLWTEAASSLREAISNWPEGSLNGLESALDQVQRQSLLPLRQVPRGEVFRPHRRHLDHLEPVDFLGKAKVVSSAIPDDQRWAVRLQQPQAGALCPQGAGVNRDARDSERAGTQQGALHAETEVSAECCTLAAYREQVRGQGLSLLGVGAPAASSGWGPQWNQHQGGGSNSLGFDRASQRPQMEQDGKPAPLSPGPPATGAPGPSPSEDPAAAGRAGAGYAEPLVTVTVQCAFTVALRTRRGADLSSLRALLGQALPHQAQLGQLSYQAPGEDERWVPIPGEESLQRAWLDTAASPRGLQLQCRGAGGRPVLYQVVAQHGYSAQGPEDLDFRQGATVDVLCEVLHPEELNRGSRQHCHQGQHQEHHYGHPDAVALCPPLSRRLSRDHPSQVQHVAQRPADVNATRLRDTQLLRAAGQLPRGNTLPTPWGGGHLLSELDAGP from the exons ATGGCCTCGCTGGGGGACCTTGTGCGCGCCTGGCACCTGGGCGCGCAGGCTGTGGAGCGCGGGGACTGGGCCGGCGCCCTGCGCCTCTTCTCGGGAGTCCCGGCGCCGCCCGCCAGGCTGTGCTTCAACGCGGGCTGCGTGCACCTGCTGGCCGGGGACGCCGAGGCCGCGCTGCGG GCATTTGACCAAGCAGTGACCAAAGACACCTGCATGGCCGTTGGCTTCTTCCAGCGAGGAGTGGCCAACTTCCAGCTGGCGAG GTTCCAGGAAGCTCTGTCTGACTTCCAGCTGGCCCTGGTGCAGCTGAGGGGCCATGCTGCCATCGACTACACACAGCTGGGCCTGCGGTTCAAGCTGCAGGCCTGGGAG GTGCTATACAATGTGGCATCAGCACAGTGCCAACTGGGGCTCTGGACAGAGGCGGCCAGCAGCCTAAGGGAGGCCATATCCAACTGGCCGGAGGGGTCCCTGAATGGCCTGGagtcagctctggaccaagtgcaG AGACAGAGCTTGCTGCCGCTGAGGCAGGTCCCCAGGGGTGAGGTCTTCCGGCCCCACCGGCGGCACCTGGACCATCTGGAGCCCGTGGATTTCCTGGGCAAGGCCAAG GTGGTGTCCTCTGCCATCCCTGATGACCAGCGCTGGGCCGTCCGCCTGCAGCAGCCGCAG GCTGGCGCTTTGTGTCCACAGGGAGCGGGAGTGAACCGTGATGCCAG GGACTCCGAAAGAGCTGGCACCCAGCAGGGCGCCCTCCACGCAGAGACAGAGGTCAGTGCTGAGTGCTGCACGTTGGCTGCCTACCGAGAGCAGGTGCGTGGACAGGGCCTCTCCCTACTCGGGGTCGGAGCTCCTGCTGCTTCCTCAGGCTGGGGACCACAGTGGAACCAGCACCAGGGCGGAGGGAGCAACTCACTGGGGTTCGACAGGGCCAGCCAG AGGCCCCAGATGGAGCAAGATGGCAAACCAGCTCCTCTGTCTCCAG GGCCGCCAGCAACGGGGGCACCTGGCCCCAGCCCCTCTGAGGACCCAGCAGCTGCTGGG AGAGCAGGTGCGGGGTACGCTGAGCCGCTGGTGACTGTCACCGTGCAGTGCGCCTTCACCGTGGCCCTGAGGACACGAAGAGGTGCCGACCTGTCCAGCCTTCGGGCACTGCTGGGCCAGGCTCTCCctcaccaggcccagctgggaCAACTCAG TTACCAAGCCCCAGGTGAGGATGAGCGCTGGGTCCCCATCCCCGGGGAGGAGTCACTGCAGAGGGCCTGGCTGGACACGGCCGCCAGCCCCCGGGGACTGCAACTGCAGTGCAGG GGAGCTGGGGGCCGACCGGTCCTCTACCAGGTGGTGGCCCAGCATGGCTACTCAGCTCAGGGGCCAGAGGACCTGGACTTCAGACAGGGGGCCACGGTGGACGTCCTGTGTGAAG TCCTGCACCCAGAAGAGCTGAATCGCGGCAGCCGCCAGCACTGCCACCAGGGTCAGCACCAGGAACACCACTATGGCCACCCAGACGCTGTAGCTCTCTGCCCGCCACTGAGCCGGCGCCTCAGCCGGGATCATCCCAGTCAGGTTCAGCATGTAGCCCAGCGTCCAGCCGATGTCAATGCCACCCGCCTGCGGGACACACAGCTGCTCAGGGCTGCAGGGCAGCTACCCCGGGGCAACACCCTGCCCACGCCCTGGGGAGGTGGTCACCTGCTTTCGGAACTGGATGCTGGGCCATGA
- the NOXA1 gene encoding NADPH oxidase activator 1 isoform X4, translating into MASLGDLVRAWHLGAQAVERGDWAGALRLFSGVPAPPARLCFNAGCVHLLAGDAEAALRAFDQAVTKDTCMAVGFFQRGVANFQLARFQEALSDFQLALVQLRGHAAIDYTQLGLRFKLQAWEVLYNVASAQCQLGLWTEAASSLREAISNWPEGSLNGLESALDQVQRQSLLPLRQVPRGEVFRPHRRHLDHLEPVDFLGKAKVVSSAIPDDQRWAVRLQQPQAGALCPQGAGVNRDARDSERAGTQQGALHAETEVSAECCTLAAYREQVRGQGLSLLGVGAPAASSGWGPQWNQHQGGGSNSLGFDRASQRPQMEQDGKPAPLSPGPPATGAPGPSPSEDPAAAGRAGAGYAEPLVTVTVQCAFTVALRTRRGADLSSLRALLGQALPHQAQLGQLSYQAPGEDERWVPIPGEESLQRAWLDTAASPRGLQLQCRVRELGADRSSTRWWPSMATQLRGQRTWTSDRGPRWTSCVKWTRRGWRATVTAALASSPSASWFLLTLECREPRATCPSPSREISLSNAVSTMVLIKATSHCSPTLQGGVGGQPGPETLGLDSVHLLRQQQGDQGLGGAAPSSSPQLPLLRPRSHTAWRRGSPGGRCAERHPGPWKPSGEGPRDAGRGGHTAP; encoded by the exons ATGGCCTCGCTGGGGGACCTTGTGCGCGCCTGGCACCTGGGCGCGCAGGCTGTGGAGCGCGGGGACTGGGCCGGCGCCCTGCGCCTCTTCTCGGGAGTCCCGGCGCCGCCCGCCAGGCTGTGCTTCAACGCGGGCTGCGTGCACCTGCTGGCCGGGGACGCCGAGGCCGCGCTGCGG GCATTTGACCAAGCAGTGACCAAAGACACCTGCATGGCCGTTGGCTTCTTCCAGCGAGGAGTGGCCAACTTCCAGCTGGCGAG GTTCCAGGAAGCTCTGTCTGACTTCCAGCTGGCCCTGGTGCAGCTGAGGGGCCATGCTGCCATCGACTACACACAGCTGGGCCTGCGGTTCAAGCTGCAGGCCTGGGAG GTGCTATACAATGTGGCATCAGCACAGTGCCAACTGGGGCTCTGGACAGAGGCGGCCAGCAGCCTAAGGGAGGCCATATCCAACTGGCCGGAGGGGTCCCTGAATGGCCTGGagtcagctctggaccaagtgcaG AGACAGAGCTTGCTGCCGCTGAGGCAGGTCCCCAGGGGTGAGGTCTTCCGGCCCCACCGGCGGCACCTGGACCATCTGGAGCCCGTGGATTTCCTGGGCAAGGCCAAG GTGGTGTCCTCTGCCATCCCTGATGACCAGCGCTGGGCCGTCCGCCTGCAGCAGCCGCAG GCTGGCGCTTTGTGTCCACAGGGAGCGGGAGTGAACCGTGATGCCAG GGACTCCGAAAGAGCTGGCACCCAGCAGGGCGCCCTCCACGCAGAGACAGAGGTCAGTGCTGAGTGCTGCACGTTGGCTGCCTACCGAGAGCAGGTGCGTGGACAGGGCCTCTCCCTACTCGGGGTCGGAGCTCCTGCTGCTTCCTCAGGCTGGGGACCACAGTGGAACCAGCACCAGGGCGGAGGGAGCAACTCACTGGGGTTCGACAGGGCCAGCCAG AGGCCCCAGATGGAGCAAGATGGCAAACCAGCTCCTCTGTCTCCAG GGCCGCCAGCAACGGGGGCACCTGGCCCCAGCCCCTCTGAGGACCCAGCAGCTGCTGGG AGAGCAGGTGCGGGGTACGCTGAGCCGCTGGTGACTGTCACCGTGCAGTGCGCCTTCACCGTGGCCCTGAGGACACGAAGAGGTGCCGACCTGTCCAGCCTTCGGGCACTGCTGGGCCAGGCTCTCCctcaccaggcccagctgggaCAACTCAG TTACCAAGCCCCAGGTGAGGATGAGCGCTGGGTCCCCATCCCCGGGGAGGAGTCACTGCAGAGGGCCTGGCTGGACACGGCCGCCAGCCCCCGGGGACTGCAACTGCAGTGCAGGGTGAG GGAGCTGGGGGCCGACCGGTCCTCTACCAGGTGGTGGCCCAGCATGGCTACTCAGCTCAGGGGCCAGAGGACCTGGACTTCAGACAGGGGGCCACGGTGGACGTCCTGTGTGAAG TGGACCAGGCGTGGCTGGAGGGCCACTGTGACGGCCGCATTGGCATCTTCCCCAAGTGCTTCGTGGTTCCTGCTCACCCTCGAATGTCGGGAACCCCGGGCCACCTGCCCCAGTCCCAGCAGGGAGATCAGCCTTAGCAATGCTGTGTCCACAATGGTTTTAATAAAAGCAACATCCCACTGCAGTCCAACCCTCCAAGGGGGTGTGGGAGGGCAGCCTGGCCCAGAGACCCTGGGCCTTGACTCTGTCCATCTGCTCAGACAACAGCAAGGAGATCAGGGTCTGGGCGGGGCAGCTCCCTCCTCTTCGCCCCAGCTGCCCCTCCTGAGGCCCCGCAGCCACACAGCCTGGAGGCGCGGCAGTCCTGGTGGCCGGTGTGCAGAAAGGCATCCAGGGCCCTGGAAGCCCAGTGGGGAGGGCCCCAGGGATGCCGGGAGGGGAGGCCACACAGCACCCTGA
- the NOXA1 gene encoding NADPH oxidase activator 1 isoform X5 → MASLGDLVRAWHLGAQAVERGDWAGALRLFSGVPAPPARLCFNAGCVHLLAGDAEAALRAFDQAVTKDTCMAVGFFQRGVANFQLARFQEALSDFQLALVQLRGHAAIDYTQLGLRFKLQAWEVLYNVASAQCQLGLWTEAASSLREAISNWPEGSLNGLESALDQVQRQSLLPLRQVPRGEVFRPHRRHLDHLEPVDFLGKAKVVSSAIPDDQRWAVRLQQPQGAGVNRDARDSERAGTQQGALHAETEVSAECCTLAAYREQVRGQGLSLLGVGAPAASSGWGPQWNQHQGGGSNSLGFDRASQRPQMEQDGKPAPLSPGPPATGAPGPSPSEDPAAAGRAGAGYAEPLVTVTVQCAFTVALRTRRGADLSSLRALLGQALPHQAQLGQLSYQAPGEDERWVPIPGEESLQRAWLDTAASPRGLQLQCRVRELGADRSSTRWWPSMATQLRGQRTWTSDRGPRWTSCVKWTRRGWRATVTAALASSPSASWFLLTLECREPRATCPSPSREISLSNAVSTMVLIKATSHCSPTLQGGVGGQPGPETLGLDSVHLLRQQQGDQGLGGAAPSSSPQLPLLRPRSHTAWRRGSPGGRCAERHPGPWKPSGEGPRDAGRGGHTAP, encoded by the exons ATGGCCTCGCTGGGGGACCTTGTGCGCGCCTGGCACCTGGGCGCGCAGGCTGTGGAGCGCGGGGACTGGGCCGGCGCCCTGCGCCTCTTCTCGGGAGTCCCGGCGCCGCCCGCCAGGCTGTGCTTCAACGCGGGCTGCGTGCACCTGCTGGCCGGGGACGCCGAGGCCGCGCTGCGG GCATTTGACCAAGCAGTGACCAAAGACACCTGCATGGCCGTTGGCTTCTTCCAGCGAGGAGTGGCCAACTTCCAGCTGGCGAG GTTCCAGGAAGCTCTGTCTGACTTCCAGCTGGCCCTGGTGCAGCTGAGGGGCCATGCTGCCATCGACTACACACAGCTGGGCCTGCGGTTCAAGCTGCAGGCCTGGGAG GTGCTATACAATGTGGCATCAGCACAGTGCCAACTGGGGCTCTGGACAGAGGCGGCCAGCAGCCTAAGGGAGGCCATATCCAACTGGCCGGAGGGGTCCCTGAATGGCCTGGagtcagctctggaccaagtgcaG AGACAGAGCTTGCTGCCGCTGAGGCAGGTCCCCAGGGGTGAGGTCTTCCGGCCCCACCGGCGGCACCTGGACCATCTGGAGCCCGTGGATTTCCTGGGCAAGGCCAAG GTGGTGTCCTCTGCCATCCCTGATGACCAGCGCTGGGCCGTCCGCCTGCAGCAGCCGCAG GGAGCGGGAGTGAACCGTGATGCCAG GGACTCCGAAAGAGCTGGCACCCAGCAGGGCGCCCTCCACGCAGAGACAGAGGTCAGTGCTGAGTGCTGCACGTTGGCTGCCTACCGAGAGCAGGTGCGTGGACAGGGCCTCTCCCTACTCGGGGTCGGAGCTCCTGCTGCTTCCTCAGGCTGGGGACCACAGTGGAACCAGCACCAGGGCGGAGGGAGCAACTCACTGGGGTTCGACAGGGCCAGCCAG AGGCCCCAGATGGAGCAAGATGGCAAACCAGCTCCTCTGTCTCCAG GGCCGCCAGCAACGGGGGCACCTGGCCCCAGCCCCTCTGAGGACCCAGCAGCTGCTGGG AGAGCAGGTGCGGGGTACGCTGAGCCGCTGGTGACTGTCACCGTGCAGTGCGCCTTCACCGTGGCCCTGAGGACACGAAGAGGTGCCGACCTGTCCAGCCTTCGGGCACTGCTGGGCCAGGCTCTCCctcaccaggcccagctgggaCAACTCAG TTACCAAGCCCCAGGTGAGGATGAGCGCTGGGTCCCCATCCCCGGGGAGGAGTCACTGCAGAGGGCCTGGCTGGACACGGCCGCCAGCCCCCGGGGACTGCAACTGCAGTGCAGGGTGAG GGAGCTGGGGGCCGACCGGTCCTCTACCAGGTGGTGGCCCAGCATGGCTACTCAGCTCAGGGGCCAGAGGACCTGGACTTCAGACAGGGGGCCACGGTGGACGTCCTGTGTGAAG TGGACCAGGCGTGGCTGGAGGGCCACTGTGACGGCCGCATTGGCATCTTCCCCAAGTGCTTCGTGGTTCCTGCTCACCCTCGAATGTCGGGAACCCCGGGCCACCTGCCCCAGTCCCAGCAGGGAGATCAGCCTTAGCAATGCTGTGTCCACAATGGTTTTAATAAAAGCAACATCCCACTGCAGTCCAACCCTCCAAGGGGGTGTGGGAGGGCAGCCTGGCCCAGAGACCCTGGGCCTTGACTCTGTCCATCTGCTCAGACAACAGCAAGGAGATCAGGGTCTGGGCGGGGCAGCTCCCTCCTCTTCGCCCCAGCTGCCCCTCCTGAGGCCCCGCAGCCACACAGCCTGGAGGCGCGGCAGTCCTGGTGGCCGGTGTGCAGAAAGGCATCCAGGGCCCTGGAAGCCCAGTGGGGAGGGCCCCAGGGATGCCGGGAGGGGAGGCCACACAGCACCCTGA
- the NOXA1 gene encoding NADPH oxidase activator 1 isoform X26 codes for MASLGDLVRAWHLGAQAVERGDWAGALRLFSGVPAPPARLCFNAGCVHLLAGDAEAALRAFDQAVTKDTCMAVGFFQRGVANFQLARFQEALSDFQLALVQLRGHAAIDYTQLGLRFKLQAWEVLYNVASAQCQLGLWTEAASSLREAISNWPEGSLNGLESALDQVQRQSLLPLRQVPRGEVFRPHRRHLDHLEPVDFLGKAKVVSSAIPDDQRWAVRLQQPQAGALCPQGAGVNRDARDSERAGTQQGALHAETEVSAECCTLAAYREQRPQMEQDGKPAPLSPGPPATGAPGPSPSEDPAAAGRAGAGYAEPLVTVTVQCAFTVALRTRRGADLSSLRALLGQALPHQAQLGQLSYQAPGEDERWVPIPGEESLQRAWLDTAASPRGLQLQCRGAGGRPVLYQVVAQHGYSAQGPEDLDFRQGATVDVLCEVDQAWLEGHCDGRIGIFPKCFVVPAHPRMSGTPGHLPQSQQGDQP; via the exons ATGGCCTCGCTGGGGGACCTTGTGCGCGCCTGGCACCTGGGCGCGCAGGCTGTGGAGCGCGGGGACTGGGCCGGCGCCCTGCGCCTCTTCTCGGGAGTCCCGGCGCCGCCCGCCAGGCTGTGCTTCAACGCGGGCTGCGTGCACCTGCTGGCCGGGGACGCCGAGGCCGCGCTGCGG GCATTTGACCAAGCAGTGACCAAAGACACCTGCATGGCCGTTGGCTTCTTCCAGCGAGGAGTGGCCAACTTCCAGCTGGCGAG GTTCCAGGAAGCTCTGTCTGACTTCCAGCTGGCCCTGGTGCAGCTGAGGGGCCATGCTGCCATCGACTACACACAGCTGGGCCTGCGGTTCAAGCTGCAGGCCTGGGAG GTGCTATACAATGTGGCATCAGCACAGTGCCAACTGGGGCTCTGGACAGAGGCGGCCAGCAGCCTAAGGGAGGCCATATCCAACTGGCCGGAGGGGTCCCTGAATGGCCTGGagtcagctctggaccaagtgcaG AGACAGAGCTTGCTGCCGCTGAGGCAGGTCCCCAGGGGTGAGGTCTTCCGGCCCCACCGGCGGCACCTGGACCATCTGGAGCCCGTGGATTTCCTGGGCAAGGCCAAG GTGGTGTCCTCTGCCATCCCTGATGACCAGCGCTGGGCCGTCCGCCTGCAGCAGCCGCAG GCTGGCGCTTTGTGTCCACAGGGAGCGGGAGTGAACCGTGATGCCAG GGACTCCGAAAGAGCTGGCACCCAGCAGGGCGCCCTCCACGCAGAGACAGAGGTCAGTGCTGAGTGCTGCACGTTGGCTGCCTACCGAGAGCAG AGGCCCCAGATGGAGCAAGATGGCAAACCAGCTCCTCTGTCTCCAG GGCCGCCAGCAACGGGGGCACCTGGCCCCAGCCCCTCTGAGGACCCAGCAGCTGCTGGG AGAGCAGGTGCGGGGTACGCTGAGCCGCTGGTGACTGTCACCGTGCAGTGCGCCTTCACCGTGGCCCTGAGGACACGAAGAGGTGCCGACCTGTCCAGCCTTCGGGCACTGCTGGGCCAGGCTCTCCctcaccaggcccagctgggaCAACTCAG TTACCAAGCCCCAGGTGAGGATGAGCGCTGGGTCCCCATCCCCGGGGAGGAGTCACTGCAGAGGGCCTGGCTGGACACGGCCGCCAGCCCCCGGGGACTGCAACTGCAGTGCAGG GGAGCTGGGGGCCGACCGGTCCTCTACCAGGTGGTGGCCCAGCATGGCTACTCAGCTCAGGGGCCAGAGGACCTGGACTTCAGACAGGGGGCCACGGTGGACGTCCTGTGTGAAG TGGACCAGGCGTGGCTGGAGGGCCACTGTGACGGCCGCATTGGCATCTTCCCCAAGTGCTTCGTGGTTCCTGCTCACCCTCGAATGTCGGGAACCCCGGGCCACCTGCCCCAGTCCCAGCAGGGAGATCAGCCTTAG